TATGGATATAACTGGTGCGGATGAACTCTTTTTATTAGCAATTGCTCTTCGTCTTGCATCAGCAGGATTTGTTGAAGGCTGATAATCTGCTGGTGTATGTGTTTCACAATATGCTGTTTTCTGAACTAGCATTGGTTCTCCATTAGCAGGTTGTACTGTTCTCATACGCATACAAAGACCAGCTTGTTGTGCACAAGTAACATGAAATGCTGCATAACAGTTAGTTTTATGACACTGAATACATGCACCTGCACCTCTACGTTTACAAACACAACAAGTAAGCCTCCAACGAGCTGCCGGAATACTTTCTACGCTGTCTATTGGTTCTAGGAAAACTGTATTAGCAAATCTTACTTCTGGTATCCACAATGCACATACTACATGAGCCCACGTAGCTGGACGATCAGTCTGTTTGAAAGCACCACCTCTATTTGGACACAACACACAATCGACGGCTCTAGATGGACTTTGTAAACATCTTCTACACAACCACTGTCCTTCAGGAATATATGGTACACCATAGCAATCTTGATGAACAGCAAGATTGCACATATCACAAAACAAAATTGCATTACTATTCTGACATTCTCCATCCATACATATACAACATACTGCATCCTCATCAGCGGCAATACCAACTCCACCATTACTTTCTTGCTGAAAATAAGATTCCTTTTCTAATCTATccattaataattcaaatatatctGGTTCTAATGGAGGTAAAAGTCCTGAGGCTATTCGTCGTTCATTAACTATAGATAGCCATGCAGTATCTTCCTCATCCAGATCATATTCTACTTCtcctataacaacaatacaaactttattttataaccaggattttgtaattctttaataatctttaaataagcagaaaaattaatcattaaatcaTATTTACCATCAAGCTCTTCGCCACTCCGTTCCATAAATCTAACATAAGAATTTGGAAGAGGTTCAGCTTCACCAAGTTGCCTTTCATATCCTTCTATTTCTATAACTTTTGCAGTAGGTAAACTATTCAGTgtgtttttatcttctttatctttatcagaATTAGAGTTTTCCTTCGAAGTTAAATTTTTCTCATCCTGTTCATTACTTTCAATAGTTATAACCGGAAGTGCTTCagctatttctattttaacagGTTTATTACTATCCTCACCTATTGGATTTACctattaataatagataaaattatttatgtaaacagatatcattgaattaagttcttgaaaatattaaaatcgaaataacctatactatacatatattataatataagtgttaaagaaagaataacatttatttttaattactatataaatgtacaagcttgcattaaaaaataacaacaataatcaTACATACTAAAACAAACTTTGTTGCTTCTTGTACATTTAGTACTTCATTATTTGAATTGTTTGTACAATCATTATGAACACcaattctatttctcttttttttattagattgcGGAGTATTCATCTTCTATTATACTTTGTTTATAAACTTCACAAAtacgatatttttctaaatttaaattcaaaacATCTTTACAATATCTTTGGATACAatgtaatgatataaaaagctTCACCAACACACTATTGCATTTGACCATCAATCGGTAATAGATGTACTACGTATCGCGCGTGTGATTTTAGCGACAGATATGGCCAAAGTATGAACTACAAGCGCATAGAGGAACCATTTTCAATATGGACCAATCGTATCAATGTAAATTCAAGCGTTTTAGGTTAAAAACTCTTTaagtatattgaaaaaatcaaGTTGATATGTGATAGAGGATTTTGTatgtagtaaaaataatagtacattatccaaaaggaaaaaaaaattcatacaaaattaattgaaaaatatttattaactgtacaaaattatcatatttcatattcttattaattatttatacagcCATTTAAACAGTATTTAAACAGtatttaaaaagttatttaatCGACATTACTTGAtaaggaataaataataaaatata
This sequence is a window from Vespa crabro chromosome 9, iyVesCrab1.2, whole genome shotgun sequence. Protein-coding genes within it:
- the LOC124427149 gene encoding peregrin isoform X3; this translates as MNTPQSNKKKRNRIGVHNDCTNNSNNEVLNVQEATKFVLVNPIGEDSNKPVKIEIAEALPVITIESNEQDEKNLTSKENSNSDKDKEDKNTLNSLPTAKVIEIEGYERQLGEAEPLPNSYVRFMERSGEELDVCIVVIGEVEYDLDEEDTAWLSIVNERRIASGLLPPLEPDIFELLMDRLEKESYFQQESNGGVGIAADEDAVCCICMDGECQNSNAILFCDMCNLAVHQDCYGVPYIPEGQWLCRRCLQSPSRAVDCVLCPNRGGAFKQTDRPATWAHVVCALWIPEVRFANTVFLEPIDSVESIPAARWRLTCCVCKRRGAGACIQCHKTNCYAAFHVTCAQQAGLCMRMRTVQPANGEPMLVQKTAYCETHTPADYQPSTNPADARRRAIANKKSSSAPVISIPTIPPERIKEIASLAEGLPKRSQLIQRLIAYWTLKRQYRNGVPLLRRLQSSHPQSRPPPLGGNCSPSPDSELRGELYRQLKYWQCLRQDLERARLLCELVRKREKLKKELFKVKEKCLWFQLRPLESILLTLLEAIKLRDVNDVFGQPVNTKEVPDYLDIVSHPMDLSTMQIKIEKQEYDTIGAFETDFNLMVNNCLAYNRKDTMFYKAGLKMKEQGGLLIEQACKDYPELNTLCQTEQSASKSRKRERSNRNRNETELNTGEKEVGAGGVNRRTAVLFTRKAKARASRSGQMFLPENNQKKQSDSFKVYRKLIKFTEAEQWTVMPVKERVNHQVVVVVQQADLLHQIQKKKNRD